A region of Bacillus cabrialesii DNA encodes the following proteins:
- the mdxG gene encoding maltodextrin ABC transporter permease MdxG: MNAKTARMLNRICTYLFLALLSIVIIYPLLITASSAFRVGNAASFQLDFSGSWTLDHFKRLFDETLYLHWYSNTLVIALSVMVLQVTIVTLSGYTYSRYRFAGRKRSLVFFLIIQMVPTMAALTAFYVLAMLIGALDQYWFLTAIYIGGGIPMNTWLMKGYFDTVPREIDEAARIDGAGHLRIFASIVLPLVKPMLAVQALWAFMAPFGDYLLAKFLLRSSERLTIAVGLQSFISNPQQQKVALFAAGAILAALPICVLFFFLQKNFVSGLTAGGTKG; encoded by the coding sequence GTGAACGCGAAAACGGCCAGAATGCTTAATCGAATCTGTACCTATTTATTTTTGGCGCTGTTAAGTATTGTCATTATATATCCGTTGCTGATTACGGCATCGTCCGCTTTTCGTGTCGGAAATGCGGCGTCATTTCAGCTTGATTTTTCAGGTTCTTGGACTTTGGATCATTTTAAGCGGCTATTTGATGAAACGCTTTATCTTCATTGGTACAGCAATACACTTGTCATCGCGCTATCGGTCATGGTATTGCAGGTTACGATCGTGACGCTGTCCGGGTATACGTACAGCCGTTATCGGTTTGCGGGCAGAAAAAGGAGCCTGGTATTCTTTTTAATCATTCAAATGGTGCCGACGATGGCAGCGCTGACCGCTTTTTACGTGCTGGCGATGCTGATAGGCGCACTCGATCAATACTGGTTTTTGACCGCGATCTATATCGGCGGCGGAATTCCGATGAACACGTGGCTGATGAAAGGTTATTTTGACACCGTGCCGAGAGAAATTGATGAAGCCGCGAGAATCGATGGAGCGGGTCATTTGAGGATTTTCGCTTCAATTGTTTTGCCGCTCGTTAAGCCGATGCTTGCGGTACAGGCGCTTTGGGCGTTTATGGCGCCGTTCGGAGACTATTTGCTGGCGAAGTTTTTGCTTCGCTCATCGGAAAGGCTGACTATCGCTGTAGGATTGCAGTCTTTCATTTCAAATCCGCAGCAGCAAAAAGTCGCCCTGTTTGCAGCCGGTGCTATACTGGCCGCATTGCCGATATGCGTCTTGTTCTTTTTTCTCCAAAAGAACTTTGTGTCAGGGCTGACAGCCGGCGGAACAAAGGGGTAA
- the mdxF gene encoding maltodextrin ABC transporter permease MdxF gives MNTHHTLAKQKRKAGFLSIIPGLGQIANQQFSKGLLFLAITCLFAFELSVFGIQALTGLITLGSVLGKDHSLFMLIEGTLQLIVTVIFLMFYIFNIHDSRKTAAMRAAGLKVNTTAKEMICHAGDKGFPYLFTLPAYIMMVFVIIFPVLVTLFVACTNYDFYHIPPNSLIDWVGFKNFLNIFFLGSYRETFMNVLGWTIIWTICATTLQIILGIVTALFVNQDFIKGKRIFRMIFLLPWAVPAFITIMSFSNMFNDSIGAMNAQVIPLLNHLPFVELPAIAWKTDPFWTKTALIMIQTWLGFPYIYVMVTGVLQAIPGELYEATKIDGATFIQRFQHITFPMILFATAPVMITQYTFNFNNFSIIYLFNEGGPGSAGAGAGSTDILISWIYKLTTGTSPQYSVAAAVTLLISFIVIGISLIAFKKSNAFGNEEVM, from the coding sequence ATGAATACACACCACACACTTGCAAAGCAAAAACGAAAGGCTGGGTTTTTATCGATCATTCCAGGGCTTGGACAGATTGCAAATCAGCAGTTTTCAAAGGGGCTCTTGTTTCTTGCTATCACGTGCTTGTTTGCTTTTGAATTAAGTGTTTTCGGCATTCAGGCGCTCACCGGCTTGATTACATTGGGAAGTGTTCTCGGGAAGGATCATTCACTGTTTATGCTGATTGAAGGCACGCTGCAATTGATCGTGACAGTGATTTTCCTCATGTTTTATATCTTTAATATTCACGATTCGCGTAAGACCGCCGCTATGAGAGCGGCGGGTTTGAAGGTCAATACAACGGCCAAGGAAATGATCTGTCATGCGGGTGACAAAGGGTTTCCATATTTATTTACACTGCCGGCATATATCATGATGGTGTTTGTGATTATTTTTCCGGTTTTGGTGACTCTGTTTGTTGCATGTACAAATTATGATTTTTATCATATTCCGCCTAACAGCCTGATTGACTGGGTCGGTTTTAAAAATTTCTTGAATATTTTTTTCCTTGGCTCCTATCGTGAAACATTCATGAATGTACTGGGCTGGACGATCATCTGGACAATCTGTGCAACAACGCTGCAAATCATTTTGGGTATTGTGACGGCGCTTTTCGTCAATCAGGATTTTATAAAAGGCAAGCGGATATTTCGAATGATTTTCTTATTACCATGGGCTGTTCCGGCTTTTATTACAATTATGAGTTTTTCCAACATGTTTAACGACAGCATAGGGGCGATGAATGCGCAGGTGATTCCATTATTAAACCACCTGCCGTTTGTAGAGCTGCCTGCGATCGCGTGGAAGACTGATCCTTTCTGGACAAAGACGGCCCTCATTATGATTCAGACCTGGCTCGGCTTTCCCTATATTTATGTCATGGTAACGGGAGTGCTTCAGGCGATTCCAGGTGAACTGTATGAAGCGACAAAAATTGACGGGGCCACTTTTATTCAGCGCTTTCAACATATTACATTCCCGATGATTTTATTTGCGACAGCACCCGTGATGATTACCCAGTATACGTTTAATTTCAATAACTTCTCGATTATCTACTTATTTAATGAGGGAGGACCGGGCAGCGCGGGAGCAGGAGCCGGGTCGACCGATATCTTAATTTCTTGGATTTATAAACTGACAACAGGCACATCACCGCAATATTCCGTTGCGGCGGCTGTTACACTGTTAATTTCTTTCATTGTCATTGGAATTTCTCTGATTGCTTTTAAAAAATCGAATGCTTTTGGCAATGAGGAGGTTATGTAA
- the mdxE gene encoding maltodextrin ABC transporter substrate-binding protein MdxE produces the protein MILLKKGFALLAASVLTFGLAACSNSKDPASSDGKKVLTVSVEETYKDYIESIKVNFEKENDVTIKIVEKQMFEQLEALPLDGPAGNAPDVMLAAYDRIGGLGQQGHLLDIKPSHTKSFGDKEMQQVTVDGKVYGMPLVIETLVLYYNKDLLQTAPKTFKDLEKLTEDSRFAFASEKGKSTGFLAKWTDFYMSYGLLAGYGGYVFGKNGTDSGDIGLNNKGAVEAVKYAEKWFKTYWPKGMQDNSSADDFIQQMFLDGKAAAIIGGPWSAANYKEAELNYGAAPIPTLPNGEEYAPFAGGKGWVASKYTKEPELAEKWLEYAANDANAYVFYEDTNEVPANTAARKKADEQKNELTSAVIKQYETATPTPNIPEMAEVWTGAESLIFDAASGKKAAQTSANDAVNVIKENIEEKYVK, from the coding sequence ATGATCCTTTTGAAAAAGGGGTTCGCTTTATTGGCGGCATCAGTCCTGACATTCGGTCTCGCCGCCTGTTCTAATTCCAAAGATCCGGCAAGCTCTGACGGCAAAAAGGTACTGACTGTGTCTGTCGAAGAAACCTATAAAGATTACATTGAAAGCATCAAAGTAAATTTCGAAAAAGAGAATGATGTCACAATAAAAATTGTTGAAAAGCAAATGTTCGAACAGTTGGAAGCGCTTCCTCTCGATGGTCCGGCGGGTAATGCGCCTGATGTTATGCTTGCCGCTTACGACCGGATCGGCGGTTTGGGCCAGCAAGGACATTTGCTTGACATTAAGCCATCTCACACAAAAAGTTTTGGAGATAAAGAGATGCAGCAGGTAACGGTTGACGGCAAGGTGTATGGAATGCCGCTAGTCATTGAGACACTTGTTTTGTATTACAACAAAGATCTCTTACAAACAGCGCCAAAAACATTTAAAGATCTTGAAAAATTAACGGAGGATTCCCGGTTTGCGTTTGCTTCGGAAAAAGGAAAATCAACCGGATTTTTAGCGAAATGGACTGACTTTTATATGTCGTACGGTTTGTTGGCAGGTTACGGCGGATATGTATTTGGAAAAAACGGCACAGATTCCGGGGACATCGGCCTGAACAATAAAGGGGCTGTAGAAGCTGTGAAATATGCGGAGAAATGGTTTAAAACCTATTGGCCAAAAGGCATGCAAGACAATTCAAGCGCAGACGATTTTATTCAGCAGATGTTTCTAGATGGCAAAGCGGCTGCGATCATCGGCGGCCCCTGGTCAGCTGCCAACTATAAAGAGGCTGAATTGAACTACGGAGCGGCCCCCATTCCGACATTGCCAAACGGAGAAGAATATGCCCCTTTTGCCGGCGGCAAGGGCTGGGTTGCCTCAAAATATACAAAAGAACCCGAACTGGCTGAAAAATGGCTTGAATATGCTGCGAATGATGCCAATGCTTACGTTTTTTATGAAGATACAAATGAAGTTCCGGCCAACACAGCAGCAAGAAAGAAAGCGGATGAGCAAAAAAATGAACTGACGTCAGCGGTGATCAAACAATATGAAACAGCGACACCGACTCCGAATATTCCAGAAATGGCTGAGGTATGGACGGGAGCGGAAAGCTTGATTTTTGATGCGGCTTCAGGAAAAAAAGCGGCGCAAACATCAGCGAATGATGCTGTAAACGTTATAAAGGAAAATATCGAAGAAAAGTATGTGAAATAA
- a CDS encoding glycoside hydrolase family 13 protein, with the protein MMEYAAIHHQPFSSDAYSYDGRTVHIKIRTKKGDADQISFIWGDPYEYNAGRWSANEQAMRKIAETDMHDYWFAEVVPPFRRLQYAFVVTNRHEDIFFGSSGVCPYNEKTLETIHYYFKFPFVHEADTFQAPEWVKSTVWYQIFPERFANGREDLSPENALPWGSKDPGVNDFFGGDLQGIIDKLNYLEELGVNGIYVTPIFSAPSNHKYDTLDYYSIDPHFGDPELFRTLVSQLHQRGMRIMLDAVFNHIGSASPQWQDVVKNGAQSRYKDWFHIHSFPVKEDNYDRFAFTPDMPKLNTANPEVQQYLLDIALYWIREFDIDGWRLDVANEVDHVFWKTFRQAVSAEKPDVYILGEIWHSAEPWLRGDEFHAVMNYPFTEPMMEYFADRAIPASRMAHRINAHLMNGMKQANEVMFNLLDSHDTKRLLTRCRNDEKKARALLAFMFAQTGSPCIYYGTEIGLDGENDPLCRKCMVWEKEKQNQDMLRFMKRLIALRKQEHTLLTEGNLEWILLDDQNDLISFSRTLNEKTLIYFFNQGDGTRHVSLRDLNIERNKNICDVWTEQPFHQNDVIAVQPGEFFILGASAAV; encoded by the coding sequence ATGATGGAATATGCAGCGATTCATCATCAGCCGTTCAGTTCTGATGCTTATTCTTATGACGGGCGGACCGTGCATATCAAGATTCGGACGAAAAAAGGCGATGCAGATCAGATTTCATTCATTTGGGGTGATCCTTATGAATACAACGCTGGCAGGTGGTCGGCAAACGAGCAGGCGATGAGGAAAATTGCCGAAACAGACATGCATGATTATTGGTTTGCTGAAGTGGTGCCGCCATTCAGGCGTTTGCAATATGCGTTTGTTGTAACAAACCGTCATGAAGACATCTTTTTCGGAAGTTCAGGTGTATGCCCTTATAACGAAAAAACGCTGGAGACGATCCATTATTATTTTAAATTTCCATTTGTTCATGAGGCCGATACATTTCAAGCGCCTGAGTGGGTCAAATCAACAGTGTGGTATCAAATTTTTCCGGAGCGTTTTGCAAATGGAAGAGAAGACTTGTCACCGGAGAATGCATTGCCGTGGGGGAGCAAAGATCCGGGCGTCAATGATTTTTTTGGAGGAGATTTGCAAGGGATTATTGACAAGCTTAATTATTTAGAGGAGTTAGGGGTGAATGGAATTTATGTAACGCCAATCTTTTCCGCGCCTTCTAATCACAAATACGACACGCTGGATTACTATTCCATTGACCCGCATTTTGGAGATCCGGAGCTTTTTCGCACATTGGTCAGCCAGCTTCATCAGCGGGGGATGAGGATTATGCTTGATGCTGTTTTTAATCATATTGGCAGCGCTTCTCCGCAGTGGCAGGATGTTGTGAAAAACGGAGCTCAATCCCGCTATAAAGACTGGTTCCATATTCACTCTTTCCCTGTGAAAGAAGACAATTATGACAGGTTTGCGTTTACACCTGATATGCCAAAGCTAAATACGGCTAATCCCGAAGTACAGCAATATTTGCTTGATATTGCGTTGTACTGGATTCGCGAATTTGACATTGACGGCTGGCGTTTGGATGTGGCAAATGAAGTGGATCACGTTTTTTGGAAGACATTCAGGCAAGCCGTTTCAGCAGAAAAGCCTGACGTATATATCTTAGGTGAGATCTGGCATTCTGCCGAACCGTGGCTTAGAGGTGATGAATTTCATGCGGTGATGAACTATCCTTTTACAGAGCCAATGATGGAATACTTTGCTGACCGGGCGATTCCGGCCTCTCGTATGGCCCACCGTATTAACGCGCATTTGATGAATGGGATGAAGCAGGCCAATGAGGTGATGTTTAATTTACTGGATAGCCATGATACAAAACGCCTTTTGACCAGATGCCGAAATGACGAGAAAAAAGCCCGCGCTTTGCTGGCCTTTATGTTTGCCCAGACAGGGTCACCATGCATCTATTACGGAACGGAAATCGGACTGGACGGCGAAAATGATCCTTTATGCCGGAAGTGTATGGTTTGGGAAAAAGAGAAGCAAAACCAAGACATGCTGCGATTTATGAAACGGCTCATTGCTTTACGCAAACAAGAACACACTTTATTGACTGAGGGAAATCTTGAGTGGATTCTGCTGGATGATCAAAACGATTTGATTAGCTTTTCGCGGACTCTTAATGAAAAAACACTGATTTATTTCTTTAATCAAGGGGACGGGACTCGACATGTCAGTTTGCGAGATTTAAATATTGAAAGGAATAAGAACATCTGCGACGTGTGGACAGAGCAGCCGTTTCATCAAAACGATGTCATTGCCGTTCAGCCGGGAGAATTTTTCATATTGGGTGCCTCCGCTGCTGTTTAA